One window of the Triticum dicoccoides isolate Atlit2015 ecotype Zavitan chromosome 3B, WEW_v2.0, whole genome shotgun sequence genome contains the following:
- the LOC119280584 gene encoding endonuclease 2-like, which translates to MRGQSQAGTALLLLLAVVVAALPAPSLGWGVDGHLIICQIAQGRLSDAAAKAVNELLPSGAGGNLSSFCSWADRVRFRYHWSAPLHFIDVPDNVCSYSYDRDCKDEEGVKGRCVAGAINNYTSQLLTYGSSSLSPSSKSSGQYNLTEALLFLSHFMGDIHQPLHCGFASDRGGNTIDVHWYRRKTVLHHVWDVNIIQTAEKDYYDEGAGEFIDALNKNITGAWSDKVQEWEECAKNQTACPDKYGSESITAACNSAYKGVTEDSTLSDEYFGSRLPVVNLRLAQGGVRLAATLNRIFGQSKA; encoded by the exons ATGCGGGGTCAGAGCCAGGCCGGCACGGCGCTCCtgctcctcctcgccgtcgtcgtcgccgccctccCCGCGCCGTCGCTCGGCTGGGGCGTCGACGGGCACCTCATCATCTGCCAGATCGCGCAG GGCCGGCTGAGCGACGCGGCGGCGAAGGCGGTGAACGAGCTGCTGCCGTCGGGCGCCGGCGGCAACCTGAGCAGCTTCTGCTCCTGGGCCGACAGGGTCAGGTTCAGGTACCACTGGTCGGCGCCGCTCCACTTCATCGACGTCCCCGACAACGTCTGCAGCTACTCCTACGACA GGGACTGCAAGGACGAGGAGGGCGTCAAGGGCCGCTGCGTCGCCGGCGCCATCAACAACTACACCTCCCAGCTCCTCACCTACGGATCATCATCGCTGTCGCCGTCTTCTAAATCTTCCGgccaat ATAACCTGACGGAAGCGCTCTTGTTCCTCTCGCACTTCATGGGAGACATCCACCAG CCACTGCATTGTGGTTTTGCTTCTGACAGAGGCGGGAACACCATTGATGTCCACTGGTACAGGAGGAAGACCGTCCTCCACCAT GTTTGGGATGTGAACATCATCCAGACGGCCGAGAAGGACTACTACGACGAAGGCGCGGGCGAATTCATCGACGCGCTGAACAAGAACATAACG GGGGCGTGGTCAGACAAAGTGCAGGAATGGGAGGAGTGCGCCAAGAACCAGACGGCGTGCCCTGACAA ATATGGGTCGGAGAGCATCACCGCAGCGTGCAACTCGGCGTACAAGGGCGTGACAGAAGATTCAACGCTGAGTG ATGAGTATTTCGGGAGCAGGCTGCCGGTTGTGAACTTGAGGTTGGCGCAAGGTGGCGTCCGATTGGCGGCTACGCTCAACAGGATATTTGGTCAATCCAAGGCTTAG